One window of the Salvia splendens isolate huo1 chromosome 1, SspV2, whole genome shotgun sequence genome contains the following:
- the LOC121753587 gene encoding syntaxin-61-like yields MSSAQDPFYIVKEEIQDSIDKFLQTYNQWERMPSDSGERIRLTKEILTGSESIEWQVDELDKAITVASRNPALYGINQMELDSRRRWTSNARDQVKSVKKSVVSGKELNDTSTSNFSEMRRELMRLPNPHHADRSQKYSADNDDFISSESDRQLLLMRQQDEELDELSASVQRIGGVGLTIHEELLAQEKIIDELGMEMDSTSNRLDFVQKKVAVVMKKAGAKGQIMMICFLLVLFIILFVLVFLT; encoded by the exons ATGTCGTCAGCTCAAGACCCTTTTTACATTGTGAAAGAGGAGATTCAGGATTCt ATTGATAAGTTTCTCCAAACCTATAACCAATGGGAACGGATGCCTTCTGATAGTGGGGAGAGGATACGCCTCACTAAGGAGATTCTTACTGGATCTGAGAGCATAGAATGGCAG GTAGATGAGTTGGACAAAGCAATAACCGTTGCATCTAGAAATCCTGCTTTGTATGGTATCAATCAAATGGAGCTTGATAGTCGAAGAAGATGGACAAGCAATGCTCGCGATCAG GTGAAAAGTGTCAAGAAATCAGTTGTATCTGGAAAGGAGTTGAATGACACTAGCACATCTAATTTCAGTGAAATGCGCCGCGAGCTTATGAGACTGCCAAATCCTCATCATGCTGATCGATCACAAAAGTACAGTGCAGATAATGATGATTTCATATCATCAGAATCTGATAGACAATTACTTCTCATGAG GCAACAAGATGAAGAGCTAGATGAACTTAGTGCCAGTGTGCAAAGGATCGGAGGTGTAGGGCTTACTATACACGAAGAGCTCCTTGCACAG GAGAAAATTATCGATGAACTTGGCATGGAGATGGACAGCACGTCGAATCGTCTTGATTTTGTTCAG AAAAAGGTTGCTGTGGTTATGAAGAAGGCGGGCGCCAAGGGCCAGATCATGATGATCTGTTTTTTACTCGTCTTGTTCATTATTCTATTTGTGCTGGTCTTCTTGACATAG